A single Candidatus Limnocylindrales bacterium DNA region contains:
- a CDS encoding alpha/beta hydrolase: protein MDVRVGALNVHYELTGPAAAPVVTFVHGLAASLDIWSGAAERLADRFRVLRYDLRSHGTTSACTDACSRHDLARDLIGLLDALDISRSALVGHSAGGAIAQQTAVDFPERVTALGLVGTASECNDKTSAWYGRCVELARSEGGAAVMKAMGMKPERGPIPDGAGMAPVIEAMRTLNTDPLTAPLRELRIPALVIVGEKDFLGVGGSVILSRALAGAELEIVPGRGHGIYLEDPDWFSDRLARFLLQHLDRA, encoded by the coding sequence ATGGACGTGAGGGTTGGCGCCCTGAACGTGCATTATGAGCTCACGGGTCCGGCCGCAGCGCCGGTCGTCACGTTCGTTCATGGGCTGGCAGCCTCGCTGGACATCTGGTCCGGCGCGGCCGAGCGCCTCGCCGACCGGTTCCGCGTGCTCCGGTACGACCTGCGCTCGCACGGGACCACCAGCGCATGCACCGATGCCTGCTCCCGCCATGATCTGGCGCGCGACCTGATCGGCCTGCTCGACGCGCTCGACATCAGCCGGTCCGCGCTCGTCGGCCACTCGGCCGGCGGTGCCATCGCGCAACAGACGGCAGTCGATTTTCCCGAGCGCGTAACGGCCCTCGGCCTGGTCGGCACCGCCAGCGAGTGCAACGACAAGACGTCGGCCTGGTACGGACGGTGCGTCGAGCTGGCCAGGAGCGAAGGCGGCGCTGCGGTCATGAAGGCGATGGGAATGAAGCCCGAGCGTGGCCCGATTCCCGACGGTGCCGGCATGGCGCCCGTCATCGAAGCGATGCGCACGCTGAACACGGATCCGCTGACCGCACCGCTGCGCGAGCTGCGCATTCCGGCGCTCGTCATCGTCGGCGAAAAGGATTTTCTGGGCGTGGGCGGGTCGGTGATTCTCAGCCGTGCCCTGGCCGGCGCCGAGCTCGAGATCGTGCCAGGCCGCGGACACGGCATCTATCTGGAAGATCCGGACTGGTTCTCCGACCGTCTGGCGCGTTTTCTTCTCCAGCACCTCGACCGTGCGTGA
- a CDS encoding Mov34/MPN/PAD-1 family protein, which yields MRTLFRETMDDIREHSREEYPDECCGVVVVLPDGEQKVMRVRNVQNEMHAKDPVRYPRTARTAYAGHPADLRAALDAADAPGAELLAFYHSHPDHEAYFSEEDTAQATPFGEPSYPDAIQIVVSVYDRQVRRIKAFVWSPQSGAYVETELDEQERPAWT from the coding sequence ATGCGGACACTGTTCCGAGAAACCATGGACGACATACGCGAGCATTCGCGCGAGGAGTATCCCGACGAGTGCTGTGGCGTCGTCGTCGTGCTGCCGGACGGCGAACAGAAGGTAATGCGCGTACGGAACGTGCAAAACGAGATGCACGCCAAGGACCCGGTGCGGTACCCGCGGACCGCGCGCACCGCCTATGCCGGCCACCCCGCCGACCTGCGCGCGGCTCTGGACGCCGCCGACGCGCCGGGCGCCGAGCTGCTCGCCTTCTACCACTCCCATCCCGATCACGAGGCGTATTTTTCCGAGGAGGACACGGCGCAGGCCACGCCCTTTGGCGAGCCCTCCTACCCCGACGCAATCCAGATCGTCGTTTCCGTCTACGACCGGCAGGTCCGCCGCATCAAGGCGTTCGTCTGGTCGCCGCAGAGCGGAGCCTACGTGGAAACGGAGCTGGACGAGCAGGAGCGGCCGGCATGGACGTGA
- a CDS encoding 2-dehydropantoate 2-reductase, producing MPERVLVAGCGAVGSVFACLLAERGHMVDVLGRGRHLMAVAADGIRVQGIWGEHHGRPVRSVEQASDLTGTYDAILVTCKSFQTSALVRQLGVGRVRDDGVAISLQNGLGNWEVIAATFGSRRSLAARVIFGAEIAAPGMVSVTVEAEPVLVGHPSETQPQAAAWAGIFSRAGIASRPTDSILAALWGKVFYNAALNPMGALLGLRYGELAEDPLRRRVMDRVIEEAFAVAVAQGVTMPWRDAGEYKSLFYEKLVPATARHRSSMLQDLERGRTTEIDAICGEVCRRADMAGIDVPTHRLLLALLRGRAAA from the coding sequence ATGCCTGAGCGCGTGCTGGTTGCCGGCTGCGGCGCGGTCGGCTCCGTGTTCGCGTGCCTTTTGGCCGAGCGCGGGCACATGGTCGACGTGCTCGGTCGTGGCCGCCATCTGATGGCGGTCGCGGCCGACGGCATCCGCGTGCAGGGGATCTGGGGCGAGCACCACGGACGTCCGGTCCGCAGCGTCGAGCAGGCGTCCGACCTGACCGGCACGTACGACGCGATCCTGGTGACCTGCAAGTCCTTTCAAACCTCCGCGCTGGTCCGGCAGCTCGGCGTCGGTCGCGTCCGCGACGACGGTGTCGCCATCTCACTCCAGAATGGGCTCGGAAACTGGGAAGTGATCGCGGCAACCTTCGGAAGCCGGCGGTCGCTCGCCGCCCGCGTCATCTTTGGTGCCGAGATCGCGGCGCCGGGGATGGTCAGCGTGACGGTCGAAGCCGAGCCGGTGCTGGTCGGACATCCCTCCGAAACCCAGCCTCAGGCCGCGGCATGGGCGGGAATCTTCTCGCGCGCCGGAATCGCTTCGAGGCCCACCGATTCGATCCTGGCCGCGCTTTGGGGAAAAGTCTTCTACAACGCGGCGCTCAATCCGATGGGCGCGCTTCTCGGCCTGCGCTACGGCGAGCTGGCGGAGGATCCACTGCGGCGGCGCGTGATGGACCGGGTGATCGAGGAAGCCTTTGCCGTGGCGGTCGCGCAAGGCGTGACCATGCCCTGGCGGGATGCGGGGGAATACAAGAGTCTATTCTACGAAAAGCTGGTGCCGGCGACGGCGCGGCATCGTTCGTCGATGCTGCAGGATCTCGAACGCGGCCGCACGACCGAGATCGATGCGATATGCGGCGAGGTCTGCCGGCGTGCCGACATGGCGGGGATCGACGTCCCGACCCACCGCCTGCTGCTGGCCCTGTTGCGGGGGCGCGCAGCAGCCTGA
- a CDS encoding lysylphosphatidylglycerol synthase transmembrane domain-containing protein, whose product MSSLDDEVSGPEPERPSSLRRAAGTAAKLLVSALALWVLWRAVESKDLFRVLASADPLLVGVVVVLYLIGQALTAYRWSVIAHRLGFRHRLREMTRYYFIGMFFNLFGVSTVGGDLVRSLYLGQRDNRRTLALHTVLFDRLSGLAMLVMVAVMALAVFGRFGLPWPLVALTAAAGAALTLGWWIVPPLARRVLPRGSRALRLIEEDLGPFWHDRELLIRAAWVSSGFHILQVLALILLGHAIHMQVDWRYYFVFHPLVTVLSAMPVSLAGLGIREMGYVWFLKRHGVPADTAFAFGLLWFFVLTVSSLTGGLVYLLSGTAVPLARNQGTAGRDAATASEP is encoded by the coding sequence GTGTCTTCGCTGGATGATGAGGTGAGTGGGCCGGAGCCCGAGCGGCCCTCCAGCCTGCGCCGCGCGGCAGGCACGGCGGCCAAGCTGCTGGTATCGGCGCTTGCGCTGTGGGTGCTGTGGCGCGCGGTCGAATCCAAGGACCTCTTTCGCGTCCTCGCGTCGGCCGATCCGCTCCTCGTCGGTGTGGTCGTGGTGCTCTACCTCATAGGCCAGGCGCTGACGGCGTACCGATGGAGCGTGATCGCGCACCGGCTCGGTTTCCGCCACCGCCTGCGTGAGATGACGCGCTACTACTTCATCGGCATGTTCTTCAACCTCTTCGGCGTCTCTACCGTGGGCGGCGATCTGGTGCGGTCGCTCTATCTCGGGCAGCGCGACAACCGGCGCACGCTGGCCCTTCACACCGTGCTCTTCGATCGGCTCTCGGGCCTGGCAATGCTGGTGATGGTCGCCGTGATGGCGCTGGCCGTGTTCGGCCGTTTCGGGCTTCCGTGGCCGCTGGTCGCGCTGACGGCGGCGGCGGGGGCCGCGTTGACGCTGGGTTGGTGGATCGTGCCGCCACTGGCGCGCCGCGTGCTTCCGCGCGGCAGCCGCGCGCTCCGGCTCATCGAGGAGGATCTGGGGCCGTTCTGGCACGACCGCGAGCTCCTCATCCGTGCCGCGTGGGTCTCGAGCGGCTTTCACATCCTGCAGGTGCTGGCGCTCATCCTGCTTGGCCACGCCATCCACATGCAGGTGGATTGGCGCTACTACTTCGTGTTCCACCCGCTGGTGACGGTCCTCAGCGCGATGCCGGTGAGCCTTGCCGGTCTCGGCATCCGCGAGATGGGTTACGTATGGTTCCTCAAACGCCACGGCGTGCCGGCCGACACCGCCTTCGCGTTCGGGCTGCTGTGGTTCTTCGTGCTGACCGTCAGCTCCCTGACCGGCGGCCTCGTCTACCTGCTGAGCGGTACGGCCGTGCCGCTGGCTCGCAACCAGGGAACGGCCGGCCGCGACGCCGCTACGGCTTCGGAGCCTTGA
- a CDS encoding thioredoxin domain-containing protein, which yields MTNTTRVFFSLTAVAAMMVSACADPQQVSDIKAAVERIEAQQKDLATKIEGIEKSQKDVLAKVQAAPAARPAADAPDPNKRHDIPVGNSFSKGPADAPVTVVEWSDFQCPFCSQATALIKQITEAYPNDVRVVYKNYPLPFHQHAMPAAKAAIAAGKQGKFWEMHDKLFENYRTLSDEKYIEFATQLGLNIDKFKADMAAPETAALISEEMKQAGQVGVRGTPSFFINGKQPAGRSFELYKSIIDEELKAKKKS from the coding sequence ATGACCAACACCACCCGTGTATTTTTTTCGCTGACCGCCGTCGCGGCGATGATGGTCTCGGCGTGCGCCGATCCTCAGCAGGTCAGCGACATCAAGGCAGCGGTCGAGCGAATCGAGGCCCAGCAGAAGGACCTCGCCACCAAGATCGAAGGCATCGAGAAGAGTCAGAAGGACGTGCTCGCCAAGGTTCAGGCGGCGCCGGCGGCCAGGCCCGCAGCCGATGCGCCCGATCCCAACAAGCGGCACGACATCCCCGTCGGCAACTCCTTCAGCAAGGGACCGGCCGACGCGCCGGTGACGGTGGTGGAATGGTCGGACTTCCAGTGCCCGTTCTGCAGCCAGGCAACGGCGCTGATCAAGCAGATCACCGAGGCCTACCCGAACGACGTCCGCGTCGTCTACAAGAACTATCCGCTGCCCTTCCACCAGCACGCGATGCCGGCCGCCAAGGCCGCCATCGCCGCCGGCAAGCAGGGCAAGTTCTGGGAGATGCACGACAAGCTGTTCGAGAACTACCGTACCCTCAGCGATGAGAAGTACATCGAGTTCGCGACCCAGCTCGGTCTGAACATCGACAAGTTCAAGGCCGACATGGCGGCGCCGGAGACGGCGGCGCTCATCTCCGAGGAGATGAAGCAGGCCGGGCAGGTGGGCGTCCGCGGCACGCCTAGCTTCTTCATCAACGGCAAGCAGCCTGCGGGCCGCTCCTTCGAGCTCTACAAGTCGATCATCGATGAGGAGCTGAAGGCGAAGAAGAAGTCGTAA
- a CDS encoding lysylphosphatidylglycerol synthase transmembrane domain-containing protein produces MKILLEILVVAVLWIAASRLAPKSARGGIINVLKAWVTVRAFWLLLEHPVTLEDGSTVVAWELIVQQMQTLDAATFWTWTLMATAIKFVGILASMSRWQILLAGQGIELPFQHIFGSFLIGRFIGTFLPSTAGLDGYKLYDAARFSGRTVEATAATALEKVLGVTGIFLSFLVALPFGIKIFGEQAGTVALVTVPISVGVIGGLLALLWYPTAVQWILTALPLPGKARLEGLVMRISRSTAAYADKKGLVLTALFLSFVVHFTTAAMYYFTALAVGAGDRAEFWPLVFGSSIQIFATVLAPTMGGVGAREWAQLVTLGHMIGPAAAIVSAALGFWAAEGLTLLGGVFWWMRTEAYRPAYCRVEGEQVDYAQAAAAAVDLLGKTPGRGEAGAGDTTYARGGGRA; encoded by the coding sequence ATGAAAATTCTTCTCGAGATCCTCGTCGTTGCGGTTCTGTGGATCGCTGCGTCGCGCCTGGCGCCCAAGTCGGCGCGCGGCGGAATCATCAACGTGCTCAAGGCCTGGGTCACGGTGCGGGCATTCTGGCTGCTGCTCGAGCACCCGGTCACGCTCGAGGACGGCAGCACGGTCGTGGCGTGGGAGCTCATCGTCCAGCAGATGCAGACGCTCGACGCGGCCACGTTCTGGACGTGGACGCTGATGGCCACGGCGATCAAGTTCGTCGGCATCCTCGCTTCGATGTCGCGATGGCAGATCCTGCTGGCGGGTCAGGGCATCGAGCTGCCCTTCCAGCACATCTTCGGGTCCTTCCTCATCGGACGCTTCATCGGAACGTTTCTTCCCAGCACGGCGGGTCTGGACGGTTACAAGCTTTACGATGCCGCACGCTTCAGCGGCCGGACGGTGGAGGCCACGGCCGCCACGGCACTGGAGAAGGTGCTCGGCGTGACCGGCATCTTCCTGTCGTTCCTGGTGGCACTGCCGTTCGGCATCAAGATCTTCGGCGAGCAGGCGGGAACGGTTGCACTGGTCACGGTTCCGATCTCGGTCGGCGTCATCGGCGGCCTGCTGGCTCTGCTGTGGTACCCGACGGCGGTGCAGTGGATCTTGACCGCGCTGCCGCTGCCGGGCAAGGCCAGGCTCGAAGGTCTGGTCATGCGCATCTCGCGATCGACCGCCGCCTACGCCGACAAGAAGGGGCTGGTCCTGACGGCACTGTTCCTCTCCTTCGTCGTGCACTTCACCACGGCGGCGATGTACTACTTCACGGCGTTGGCCGTGGGCGCGGGCGACCGCGCCGAGTTCTGGCCGCTGGTGTTCGGATCGTCGATCCAGATCTTCGCCACCGTGCTGGCGCCGACCATGGGCGGAGTGGGCGCGCGAGAATGGGCGCAGCTGGTCACGCTCGGGCACATGATCGGCCCCGCGGCGGCGATCGTGTCCGCCGCGCTCGGCTTCTGGGCGGCGGAGGGCCTGACGCTGCTCGGCGGCGTGTTCTGGTGGATGCGCACCGAGGCGTATCGTCCCGCCTACTGCCGCGTCGAAGGCGAGCAGGTCGACTACGCGCAGGCCGCGGCGGCCGCCGTCGACCTGCTTGGCAAGACTCCCGGCAGAGGCGAGGCGGGAGCCGGCGACACCACGTACGCGCGGGGCGGCGGAAGAGCCTGA
- a CDS encoding DUF1330 domain-containing protein encodes MAAYVIVQENIHDPASFEEYRKVVPGTLEPFGGRFLVRGGHLTVLEGQWPYQRTVILEFPNRESAESWYRSEAYQSVLPVRARASTCNFVIVDGV; translated from the coding sequence ATGGCCGCTTACGTCATCGTGCAGGAGAACATCCACGACCCGGCTTCCTTCGAGGAGTATCGAAAGGTGGTGCCGGGAACGCTCGAGCCATTCGGCGGCAGGTTCCTCGTCCGCGGCGGACACCTGACGGTGCTCGAGGGCCAGTGGCCCTACCAGCGAACGGTGATTCTGGAGTTTCCGAACAGAGAGAGCGCCGAGAGCTGGTACCGGTCGGAGGCGTATCAGAGCGTGCTTCCCGTTCGTGCGCGCGCATCCACCTGCAATTTCGTCATCGTCGACGGCGTCTGA
- a CDS encoding tetratricopeptide repeat protein: protein MTSTGPAAFCTQCGTPAASGARFCTACGAPLAGGAAAAPSTDRTDAAEPRKMTPAAIGVLAVMLAVGGVSAYFALREDAAATRAVPGAPTAPAPGERQQQQAEGSLPQGHPSLELPQEVVAFLDQLTAEAEKNPNDVEAHLRLARARYRASVLNATYRQAAQQALDKLLALDPEHAEGIRIAANLAYDRGDFAQAEKGFLKFLARHPDDASALTDLGSTLLFQDRPDEAVAQYRRALEKDEKFLQARFNLGITLQKLGKSEEALVELKKAAQVAETPEQKQHVENAIAEIEGREPARIAKAPTDLPADHPPIGEGATSSPGAGAAPAASSGSGDGGSSRVAVAGSAPAAPGSAHTPKTNASSDFQREAEALLVAHPIMGQRIRSFEWTGTAAARVMVGDFPMDKMPPVVRNKFKSGMNEKLTALATARSIADPIHLELVDPETSQTMDKLDGKEMVGAFAVQQ, encoded by the coding sequence ATGACCAGCACCGGCCCCGCCGCCTTCTGCACACAATGTGGCACTCCGGCTGCCAGCGGCGCCAGATTCTGCACGGCGTGCGGTGCACCGCTCGCCGGCGGCGCGGCGGCCGCGCCCTCGACCGATCGCACCGACGCTGCCGAGCCGCGCAAGATGACGCCGGCCGCAATCGGCGTGCTGGCAGTGATGCTGGCGGTAGGCGGGGTCAGTGCATATTTCGCGTTGCGCGAGGACGCAGCGGCCACGCGCGCCGTACCCGGCGCACCGACGGCACCGGCGCCGGGCGAGCGCCAGCAGCAGCAGGCGGAGGGCTCGCTTCCGCAGGGCCATCCGAGTCTCGAGCTGCCGCAGGAAGTGGTGGCGTTTCTCGATCAGCTGACGGCCGAGGCGGAGAAGAACCCGAACGACGTGGAGGCACATCTGCGCCTCGCGCGTGCGCGTTACCGGGCAAGCGTCCTGAACGCCACCTACCGGCAGGCGGCGCAGCAGGCGCTCGACAAACTGCTCGCGCTCGACCCCGAGCATGCCGAGGGAATCCGGATCGCCGCCAACCTGGCCTACGACCGCGGAGACTTCGCGCAGGCGGAGAAGGGGTTCCTGAAGTTCCTCGCCAGGCATCCCGACGACGCCAGCGCCTTGACCGATCTCGGCTCGACGCTGCTGTTCCAGGACCGGCCGGACGAAGCGGTCGCGCAGTACCGGCGCGCGCTCGAGAAGGACGAGAAGTTCCTGCAGGCACGTTTCAACCTGGGCATCACGCTGCAGAAGCTCGGCAAGAGCGAGGAAGCGCTGGTCGAGCTGAAGAAGGCGGCGCAGGTGGCCGAGACGCCCGAGCAGAAGCAGCACGTCGAGAACGCCATTGCCGAGATCGAAGGTCGCGAGCCCGCCCGCATCGCCAAGGCGCCGACGGACCTGCCCGCGGATCACCCGCCCATTGGAGAAGGTGCCACCTCCTCGCCCGGCGCGGGCGCGGCGCCGGCGGCGTCGTCCGGTAGCGGTGATGGAGGGTCATCGCGCGTTGCCGTGGCGGGCAGCGCACCGGCAGCGCCCGGCTCGGCGCATACGCCCAAGACCAATGCCTCCAGCGACTTCCAACGCGAGGCCGAGGCATTGCTCGTCGCGCATCCGATCATGGGCCAGCGCATCCGATCGTTCGAATGGACGGGAACGGCTGCCGCACGGGTGATGGTCGGCGATTTCCCGATGGACAAGATGCCGCCGGTGGTGCGCAACAAGTTCAAGTCGGGAATGAACGAGAAGCTGACGGCGCTGGCAACGGCCAGAAGCATCGCCGACCCGATTCACCTGGAGCTGGTCGATCCGGAGACATCGCAGACGATGGACAAGCTCGACGGCAAGGAAATGGTCGGCGCCTTCGCCGTGCAACAGTGA
- a CDS encoding CbbQ/NirQ/NorQ/GpvN family protein gives MDEAPYYLPLADEIEVFEAAFEQKLPVLLKGPTGCGKTRFVEYMAWKLLPVTAARPFSLITVACNEDLTGSDLVGRYLVRGDETIWMDGPLTQAVRMGAMCYLDEIVEARKDTMVLIHPLTDHRRILPIDKLGQILTANPDFSLVVSYNPGYQSVLKDLKPSTRQRFVTLEFTYPPRDKEAEIVAHESGVSMEIAMDLAHLGERVRELKSGGLEEGVSARLLVYAGQLIAQGMSPRRACEATAVRALSDDRQTQAAIAELVTAIFP, from the coding sequence ATGGACGAAGCCCCGTACTACTTGCCGCTGGCCGACGAAATCGAGGTGTTCGAGGCCGCGTTCGAGCAGAAGCTTCCTGTCCTCCTCAAGGGGCCGACCGGCTGCGGCAAGACCCGCTTCGTCGAATACATGGCGTGGAAGCTGTTGCCCGTGACGGCGGCGCGGCCGTTCTCGCTGATCACGGTGGCATGCAACGAGGATCTGACGGGTAGCGATCTGGTTGGCCGCTACCTGGTGCGCGGCGACGAGACGATCTGGATGGACGGCCCTCTTACGCAGGCCGTGCGAATGGGCGCGATGTGCTACCTCGACGAGATCGTCGAGGCGCGCAAGGACACGATGGTCCTGATCCATCCGCTGACCGACCACCGCCGCATCCTGCCCATCGACAAGCTCGGCCAGATCCTGACGGCCAACCCCGACTTCTCGCTCGTGGTCTCGTACAACCCCGGCTACCAGTCGGTGCTCAAGGATCTGAAGCCTTCGACGCGCCAGCGCTTCGTCACCCTCGAGTTCACCTACCCGCCTCGCGACAAGGAGGCCGAGATCGTCGCGCACGAAAGCGGCGTGTCCATGGAGATCGCGATGGACCTGGCGCACCTCGGCGAGCGCGTGCGTGAGCTCAAGTCCGGCGGCCTCGAGGAAGGCGTGTCGGCGCGGCTGCTCGTCTACGCCGGCCAGCTCATCGCGCAGGGGATGTCCCCGCGGCGCGCATGCGAAGCCACCGCCGTGCGCGCGCTCAGCGACGACCGCCAGACGCAGGCTGCCATCGCCGAGCTCGTCACCGCGATCTTTCCCTAG